A genomic region of Tigriopus californicus strain San Diego chromosome 1, Tcal_SD_v2.1, whole genome shotgun sequence contains the following coding sequences:
- the LOC131879813 gene encoding uncharacterized protein LOC131879813: MCRKQKGRKKLSMPKGNSGISSVLIFFWSVIGPYWIRVGLKNLKRIRGHKMGLSLRAIMMLSLTVLQNVIGRPSWEWNDEGSLSPSTSHHRVKRWEEFPNATFTFDCTDRSIGFYADLEFDCQIFHLCDAAGRRVPYMCDKMTAFNQKYRVCDWAYNVDCETSPDWYYLNDLTYEAPPPKVEY; this comes from the exons ATGTGTCGGAAACAGAAGGGTAGGAAAAAATTGTCCATGCCAAAAGGAAACTCTGGCATCTCCTCAGTACTCATCTTCTTCTGGTCGGTGATTGGACCTTATTGGATTCGAGTTGGGCtgaagaatttgaagag AATCAGAGGACACAAGATGGGTTTGAGTCTCAGAGCCATTATGATGCTGA GTTTGACAGtgcttcaaaatgtgattgGCCGACCATCTTGGGAATGGAACGACGAGGGATCACTATCACCATCTACCAGTCACCACAGG GTCAAACGATGGGAAGAGTTTCCAAACGCCACGTTCACTTTTGATTGCACCGACCGATCCATCGGATTCTACGCAGACCTCGAATTTGACTGCCAGATCTTCCACTTATGTGATGCCGCAGGTCGGAGGGTGCCATACATGTGCGATAAGATGACGgctttcaatcaaaagtatCGCGTGTGCGATTGGGCTTACAACGTGGATTGTGAGACATCGCCCGATTG GTACTATTTGAATGATCTGACCTACGAAGCTCCTCCTCCAAAAGTGGAATATTGA
- the LOC131879802 gene encoding uncharacterized protein LOC131879802 isoform X1, whose product MAISESPNQSSQTKSRVGVRRGPNTINTDCNSSGTTTSGNKTMDYTWMEPHHDPIATDTNLAEIDFEDFRNEDLAYAFSCGEDESGGSSADMSICRSEVLFSSMRDSSLLNQTGEGLPCLGGLGGVGGGGGGGGLGKQSNIQDSLMDAPDFNYADQVKVNKNHYQLTYSGHGGAGSMYASMSSSGAIGSSAGDENNPIPLLLGSGGSGSGESSGKLTTWSNLGSKQRSESYNQYQQQPISSQQQQQQPLQPERWRSRHREENSLNNNNNASSSGSGSASAESRKSRSLPDMGREKRGNGNQNTNDLTPGSEAKLVNAFMKNREDRLSFDDPLATQINLVGDNQQQDEQQFGGCGIPMMRSKDTVNQFLKTASRQLTSIEETAVEHGSSSGAGSSQASHSEANSSANKVSGTIYAQDTNTVKRRPPLPSSSSKATTPSSNRSSRAYPDLDFLENDVGLWDAFFLHSKNSSKFQSVLRPPPLPVESYLQRSSRTQGRQIQNSESLRTLLPDPQKHLLPSPSENARSSPISQVCQSLSRLQAADHRVMRSQDIQNEAIKSMFNQKYQQPNADDVQVVKVKEAWTEAPEKEQVVLRVRPSRKGKEDANLNLINNNNQTSSEVGASKRRSYIPQDYLSQVLQQPTTPLSSSTSGRIPRRPSEFPKSGSQNDLCDTWTPEEEDRSNSRLSRLSGVATSNNPLGSSAGIPGARRRGNGTSAEYPFHMNLCMPKQGINFDLTHKRGLFITLYQAVERLLIYQEDEQGSSGMSASASARCILFHELCPALYAIMSDGLKAEVITSFGRMKTTVWSVIEALTRQGPSSAQSTCDLVMLLNSKFAASGEDERKFAGFVAGLLNMSCLHIWYAKLKWNMDVLLRFYERHAYICALHKETRLLFDELNFCLQRLYSIPFHLDLPFASDLLETVPSAAFYSRSHSSWTTSAGGVSIPSDARTPNSESGGSTLSGSGRKSKSRIPRPISLPKRLEAKFGTSPSPVRSSKVVKQVSVETPSGAKPASARKSRVRETIRLFDSSTKHKPPLVLRNPSANGARTRGNLSQAKSPKTGAGEAMARLDSSGGGRTPDT is encoded by the exons ATGGCCATTTCAGAATCACCCAATCAAAGCAGTCAAACCAAAAGCCGTGTGGGGGTTCGTAGGGGTCCGAACACCATCAATACAGATTGCAATTCTAGTGGAACCACCACCAGTGGGAACAAGACCATGGATTACACTTGGATGGAGCCCCACCACGATCCCATTGCCACGGATACCAATTTGGCCGAGATCGATTTCGAGGACTTCCGCAACGAAGATCTGGCCTATGCCTTCTCTTGTGGG GAGGATGAATCCGGAGGTTCCAGTGCGGACATGTCGATTTGTCGCTCGGAGGTGCTTTTCTCCTCCATGCGTGATTCAAGTCTATTGAATCAGACAGGAGAAGGATTGCCTTGTCTGGGCGGTCTCGGTGgcgttggtggtggtggaggaggaggcggcCTCGGGAAGCAAAGCAACATCCAAGATTCCTTAATGGATGCGCCAGATTTCAATTATGCAGATCAGGTCAAAGTCAACAAGAACCATTATCAACTTACCTACAGTGGACATGGGGGAGCGGGGAGTATGTACGCCAGTATGAGCTCTTCTGGCGCCATTGGATCCTCTGCTGGAG ATGAAAACAATCCAATTCCGTTATTGTTGGGGAGTGGAGGCTCGGGTAGTGGCGAATCTTCAGGGAAGCTGACCACCTGGTCGAACTTGGGAAGTAAGCAGCGAAGCGAGTCTTACAACCAATATCAGCAACAGCCAATTTCTtcacaacagcaacaacaacagcctcTTCAACCCGAGCGTTGGCGTTCAAGACACCGTGAAGAGAACTCAttaaataacaataataatgcaTCATCCTCAGGCTCGGGCTCGGCCTCGGCCGAATCCAGGAAGTCGAGAAGCCTCCCTGACATGGGGAGGGAGAAGCGGGGGAATGGTAATCAGAACACTAACGACCTCACCCCAGGAAGTGAGGCCAAATTGGTCAATGCCTTCATGAAGAATCGGGAGGATCGCCTCTCGTTTGATGACCCCCTGGCCACTCAAATCAATTTGGTGGGCGATAATCAGCAACAGGACGAACAGCAGTTTGGAGGCTGTGGTATTCCCATGATGCGTAGCAAAGACACGGTTAATCAGTTCTTGAAGACGGCCTCCCGCCAGCTCACCAGCATTGAGGAAACTGCAGTGGAACACGGGAGCTCCAGTGGGGCGGGGAGCAGCCAAGCTAGTCATTCTGAGGCCAATAGCAGTGCTAACAAAGTTAGTGGAACCATCTACGCCCAAGACACCAACACGGTCAAACGGAGGCCCCCATTGCCATCAAGTAGTAGCAAAGCGACCACTCCCTCTTCAAACCGCTCCTCTCGAGCATATCCAGATTTGGACTTTCTTGAGAACGACGTGGGACTATGGGACGCGTTTTTCTTGCACTCTAAGAACTCTTCCAAATTCCAGTCCGTTCTGAGACCTCCACCCCTTCCTGTGGAGAGCTACCTTCAACGATCTTCGCGAACTCAAGGgagacaaattcaaaatagCGAGTCGCTTCGAACATTGCTCCCAGATCCTCAGAAGCACCTCTTGCCATCGCCCTCCGAGAATGCCCGATCATCGCCCATTTCCCAAGTGTGTCAGTCATTATCTCGGCTCCAAGCTGCTGACCATCGGGTCATGCGGAGTCAGGACATTCAGAATGAGGCCATTAAGTCGATGTTCAATCAGAAGTACCAGCAACCAAATGCTGACGATGTGCAAGTTGTCAAAGTCAAGGAAGCCTGGACTGAGGCCCCAGAGAAGGAGCAAGTGGTTCTGCGCGTGCGGCCCTCGAGGAAAGGCAAAGAGGATGCCAATCTCAATCtgatcaacaacaataatCAAACGAGCTCAGAGGTGGGGGCGTCAAAGCGAAGGAGCTATATTCCTCAAGACTATCTCTCTCAAGTTCTTCAGCAACCCACTACGCCCTTGTCCAGTTCCACGAGTGGTCGGATCCCTCGCCGACCCAGTGAATTCCCCAAG TCTGGAAGTCAGAATGACCTGTGTGATACCTGGACCCCTGAAGAGGAGGATCGGTCCAATTCTAGATTGTCGCGGCTCTCAGGAGTGGCTACAAGTAACAACCCTTTGGGCTCATCAGCTGGCATTCCTGGGGCTCGACGACGAGGCAATGGTACCTCGGCGGAATACCCATTCCACATGAACTTGTGCATGCCCAAGCAAGGCATCAACTTTGATCTCACCCATAAAAGAG GACTTTTCATCACTCTCTACCAAGCTGTAGAGAGATTGTTGATCTATCAAGAGGATGAACAGGGATCCTCAGGCATGTCTGCTTCAGCCTCGGCTCGGTGCATTCTCTTCCACGAGCTCTGTCCGGCTCTCTATGCGATCATGTCAGATGGGCTCAAAGCTGAGGTCATTACCAGTTTTGGTCGCATGAAGACCACAGTGTGGAGTGTTATCGAGGCTTTGACCCGGCAGGGACCTTCATCGGCTCAATCCACGTGCGACTTGGTCATGCTTCTCAATTCCAAGTTTGCCGCTAGTGGCGAAGATGAGCGGAAGTTTGCAGGATTTGTGGCAGGACTTCTCAA CATGTCATGTCTGCACATCTGGTATGCCAAactcaaatggaacatggacGTTCTTCTTCGATTTTATGAGAGACACGCCTACATCTGCGCCCTTCACAAGGAGACTCGACTCCTATTTGATGAGCTCAACTTCTGTCTCCAACGACTCTACTCAATTCCATTCCATCTCGATCTCCCGTTCGCCTCGGATCTCCTAGAAACCGTGCCCAGCGCAGCCTTCTATTCCCGCAGTCATTCCAGTTGGACCACGAGTGCTGGAGGCGTTTCCATTCCCAGTGATGCTCGGACGCCTAACTCGGAAAGTGGCGGGAGCACTCTGAGCGGGTCCGGCAGGAAATCCAAGTCTCGAATTCCGAGGCCCATCTCTCTCCCGAAGAGGTTGGAGGCGAAGTTCGGCACAAGTCCGAGTCCGGTGAGGTCGAGCAAGGTGGTGAAACAAGTTTCCGTAGAAACGCCCAGTGGGGCCAAACCGGCCTCGGCCAGAAAGTCTCGGGTCAGAGAGACGATTCGCTTGTTCGACTCGAGTACGAAGCACAAGCCCCCTTTAGTCCTGAGGAATCCGTCGGCCAATGGGGCACGCACTCGTGGCAACCTCTCGCAAGCCAAGTCGCCCAAAACGGGGGCCGGTGAGGCCATGGCCCGGTTGGACAGCAGCGGAGGGGGTCGGACGCCCGACACCTAG
- the LOC131879802 gene encoding uncharacterized protein LOC131879802 isoform X2, whose product MDYTWMEPHHDPIATDTNLAEIDFEDFRNEDLAYAFSCGEDESGGSSADMSICRSEVLFSSMRDSSLLNQTGEGLPCLGGLGGVGGGGGGGGLGKQSNIQDSLMDAPDFNYADQVKVNKNHYQLTYSGHGGAGSMYASMSSSGAIGSSAGDENNPIPLLLGSGGSGSGESSGKLTTWSNLGSKQRSESYNQYQQQPISSQQQQQQPLQPERWRSRHREENSLNNNNNASSSGSGSASAESRKSRSLPDMGREKRGNGNQNTNDLTPGSEAKLVNAFMKNREDRLSFDDPLATQINLVGDNQQQDEQQFGGCGIPMMRSKDTVNQFLKTASRQLTSIEETAVEHGSSSGAGSSQASHSEANSSANKVSGTIYAQDTNTVKRRPPLPSSSSKATTPSSNRSSRAYPDLDFLENDVGLWDAFFLHSKNSSKFQSVLRPPPLPVESYLQRSSRTQGRQIQNSESLRTLLPDPQKHLLPSPSENARSSPISQVCQSLSRLQAADHRVMRSQDIQNEAIKSMFNQKYQQPNADDVQVVKVKEAWTEAPEKEQVVLRVRPSRKGKEDANLNLINNNNQTSSEVGASKRRSYIPQDYLSQVLQQPTTPLSSSTSGRIPRRPSEFPKSGSQNDLCDTWTPEEEDRSNSRLSRLSGVATSNNPLGSSAGIPGARRRGNGTSAEYPFHMNLCMPKQGINFDLTHKRGLFITLYQAVERLLIYQEDEQGSSGMSASASARCILFHELCPALYAIMSDGLKAEVITSFGRMKTTVWSVIEALTRQGPSSAQSTCDLVMLLNSKFAASGEDERKFAGFVAGLLNMSCLHIWYAKLKWNMDVLLRFYERHAYICALHKETRLLFDELNFCLQRLYSIPFHLDLPFASDLLETVPSAAFYSRSHSSWTTSAGGVSIPSDARTPNSESGGSTLSGSGRKSKSRIPRPISLPKRLEAKFGTSPSPVRSSKVVKQVSVETPSGAKPASARKSRVRETIRLFDSSTKHKPPLVLRNPSANGARTRGNLSQAKSPKTGAGEAMARLDSSGGGRTPDT is encoded by the exons ATGGATTACACTTGGATGGAGCCCCACCACGATCCCATTGCCACGGATACCAATTTGGCCGAGATCGATTTCGAGGACTTCCGCAACGAAGATCTGGCCTATGCCTTCTCTTGTGGG GAGGATGAATCCGGAGGTTCCAGTGCGGACATGTCGATTTGTCGCTCGGAGGTGCTTTTCTCCTCCATGCGTGATTCAAGTCTATTGAATCAGACAGGAGAAGGATTGCCTTGTCTGGGCGGTCTCGGTGgcgttggtggtggtggaggaggaggcggcCTCGGGAAGCAAAGCAACATCCAAGATTCCTTAATGGATGCGCCAGATTTCAATTATGCAGATCAGGTCAAAGTCAACAAGAACCATTATCAACTTACCTACAGTGGACATGGGGGAGCGGGGAGTATGTACGCCAGTATGAGCTCTTCTGGCGCCATTGGATCCTCTGCTGGAG ATGAAAACAATCCAATTCCGTTATTGTTGGGGAGTGGAGGCTCGGGTAGTGGCGAATCTTCAGGGAAGCTGACCACCTGGTCGAACTTGGGAAGTAAGCAGCGAAGCGAGTCTTACAACCAATATCAGCAACAGCCAATTTCTtcacaacagcaacaacaacagcctcTTCAACCCGAGCGTTGGCGTTCAAGACACCGTGAAGAGAACTCAttaaataacaataataatgcaTCATCCTCAGGCTCGGGCTCGGCCTCGGCCGAATCCAGGAAGTCGAGAAGCCTCCCTGACATGGGGAGGGAGAAGCGGGGGAATGGTAATCAGAACACTAACGACCTCACCCCAGGAAGTGAGGCCAAATTGGTCAATGCCTTCATGAAGAATCGGGAGGATCGCCTCTCGTTTGATGACCCCCTGGCCACTCAAATCAATTTGGTGGGCGATAATCAGCAACAGGACGAACAGCAGTTTGGAGGCTGTGGTATTCCCATGATGCGTAGCAAAGACACGGTTAATCAGTTCTTGAAGACGGCCTCCCGCCAGCTCACCAGCATTGAGGAAACTGCAGTGGAACACGGGAGCTCCAGTGGGGCGGGGAGCAGCCAAGCTAGTCATTCTGAGGCCAATAGCAGTGCTAACAAAGTTAGTGGAACCATCTACGCCCAAGACACCAACACGGTCAAACGGAGGCCCCCATTGCCATCAAGTAGTAGCAAAGCGACCACTCCCTCTTCAAACCGCTCCTCTCGAGCATATCCAGATTTGGACTTTCTTGAGAACGACGTGGGACTATGGGACGCGTTTTTCTTGCACTCTAAGAACTCTTCCAAATTCCAGTCCGTTCTGAGACCTCCACCCCTTCCTGTGGAGAGCTACCTTCAACGATCTTCGCGAACTCAAGGgagacaaattcaaaatagCGAGTCGCTTCGAACATTGCTCCCAGATCCTCAGAAGCACCTCTTGCCATCGCCCTCCGAGAATGCCCGATCATCGCCCATTTCCCAAGTGTGTCAGTCATTATCTCGGCTCCAAGCTGCTGACCATCGGGTCATGCGGAGTCAGGACATTCAGAATGAGGCCATTAAGTCGATGTTCAATCAGAAGTACCAGCAACCAAATGCTGACGATGTGCAAGTTGTCAAAGTCAAGGAAGCCTGGACTGAGGCCCCAGAGAAGGAGCAAGTGGTTCTGCGCGTGCGGCCCTCGAGGAAAGGCAAAGAGGATGCCAATCTCAATCtgatcaacaacaataatCAAACGAGCTCAGAGGTGGGGGCGTCAAAGCGAAGGAGCTATATTCCTCAAGACTATCTCTCTCAAGTTCTTCAGCAACCCACTACGCCCTTGTCCAGTTCCACGAGTGGTCGGATCCCTCGCCGACCCAGTGAATTCCCCAAG TCTGGAAGTCAGAATGACCTGTGTGATACCTGGACCCCTGAAGAGGAGGATCGGTCCAATTCTAGATTGTCGCGGCTCTCAGGAGTGGCTACAAGTAACAACCCTTTGGGCTCATCAGCTGGCATTCCTGGGGCTCGACGACGAGGCAATGGTACCTCGGCGGAATACCCATTCCACATGAACTTGTGCATGCCCAAGCAAGGCATCAACTTTGATCTCACCCATAAAAGAG GACTTTTCATCACTCTCTACCAAGCTGTAGAGAGATTGTTGATCTATCAAGAGGATGAACAGGGATCCTCAGGCATGTCTGCTTCAGCCTCGGCTCGGTGCATTCTCTTCCACGAGCTCTGTCCGGCTCTCTATGCGATCATGTCAGATGGGCTCAAAGCTGAGGTCATTACCAGTTTTGGTCGCATGAAGACCACAGTGTGGAGTGTTATCGAGGCTTTGACCCGGCAGGGACCTTCATCGGCTCAATCCACGTGCGACTTGGTCATGCTTCTCAATTCCAAGTTTGCCGCTAGTGGCGAAGATGAGCGGAAGTTTGCAGGATTTGTGGCAGGACTTCTCAA CATGTCATGTCTGCACATCTGGTATGCCAAactcaaatggaacatggacGTTCTTCTTCGATTTTATGAGAGACACGCCTACATCTGCGCCCTTCACAAGGAGACTCGACTCCTATTTGATGAGCTCAACTTCTGTCTCCAACGACTCTACTCAATTCCATTCCATCTCGATCTCCCGTTCGCCTCGGATCTCCTAGAAACCGTGCCCAGCGCAGCCTTCTATTCCCGCAGTCATTCCAGTTGGACCACGAGTGCTGGAGGCGTTTCCATTCCCAGTGATGCTCGGACGCCTAACTCGGAAAGTGGCGGGAGCACTCTGAGCGGGTCCGGCAGGAAATCCAAGTCTCGAATTCCGAGGCCCATCTCTCTCCCGAAGAGGTTGGAGGCGAAGTTCGGCACAAGTCCGAGTCCGGTGAGGTCGAGCAAGGTGGTGAAACAAGTTTCCGTAGAAACGCCCAGTGGGGCCAAACCGGCCTCGGCCAGAAAGTCTCGGGTCAGAGAGACGATTCGCTTGTTCGACTCGAGTACGAAGCACAAGCCCCCTTTAGTCCTGAGGAATCCGTCGGCCAATGGGGCACGCACTCGTGGCAACCTCTCGCAAGCCAAGTCGCCCAAAACGGGGGCCGGTGAGGCCATGGCCCGGTTGGACAGCAGCGGAGGGGGTCGGACGCCCGACACCTAG
- the LOC131882612 gene encoding disks large-associated protein 4-like codes for MSTDQPHARNRNTHNTHHTPRRNQASSHAVDAAELDLNCNRDPNQNSRERKPSYVGLSCAVSGYNNYIRYSSPDGRRLTPPAQIPVSSNPQTLNSVTMVLHQDASLRQTNGRLAANGTDVTDRAYFPASHTRKITHMGETTTIETVTKFYTSNPRKNNHGPRDASPNGSDSGAESGGSLTGLSTPNNNVNNNHVNGGNLVQRQIERLYGGKIQSVRCRSSPESDTPSGDETSGVTSPINGENDRKSSGGFFAKRFGVSKPRNTSNPASGEQQSFLEEKARNGSNPLEFKPLKVPAVFALLRPEFREQLKSNSCQIPTDQITPPKKPSRTSTERIIPIQRVTPSKESTTPRVVTPQIKEKTSDPVESSPTNGSTTHSSIGRVIPIQRVSKTNLEIDLSKKPALPTKPQSSPTPTSRPSLIQNAPEMHSPTLVSNCVKNSPLNSPIVSKTEDDIKEDFISARKNLERDIQEAEIEAEIEEEPSCPSLDEIPDYDHDQYETLGGVKERSFLGTIIEEDNESTASGSQLNLAASRNGGHSQSVMNQTHDARPIEPEMNPLAGIPPEVKDGHYFIKLLENEIFKFEEQVCEFEEDLNNPSLSEDIRESLLAAIGKAKLLMAQKLAQFKGLCIKNITVKIEEDPFVPTLADLAGFWDMVYIQVEHIHELFAELAIIRENGWKRPENLESAISPHSNRTTPTSTNGTPKAKVRKTPTSGGKAKKSTQQSEAAKARDEARKKMLEERKKQMKAKQMQNQDGNPKNGELFVQF; via the exons ATGTCGACTGATCAGCCCCACGCTCGAAATCGCAACACCCACAACACCCACCACACCCCGCGACGAAATCAAGCCAGCTCGCATGCCGTGGATGCGGCCGAGCTAGATCTCAATTGCAACCGTGATCCCAACCAGAACTCTCGTGAGCGCAAACCCTCGTACGTAGGGTTATCTTGTGCCGTGAGTGGCTACAACAATTATATTCGGTATTCCTCACCGGATGGAAGACGACTCACTCCTCCTGCTCAGATCCCAGTCAGTTCCAACCCACAAACATTGAATTCAGTCACGATGGTTCTTCATCAAGATGCCAGTTTGCGTCAGACCAATGGCCGTTTGGCCGCCAATGGAACCGATGTTACCGATCGAGCCTATTTCCCCGCGTCGCACACGCGGAAGATCACTCACATGGGTGAAACCACGACCATTGAGACCGTGACCAAGTTCTACACGTCGAATCCCAGAAAAAACAATCATGGACCGCGAGATGCCTCTCCCAATGGTTCGGACTCTGGTGCGGAATCCGGAGGCTCCCTAACCGGTCTCTCCACCCCGAATAATAATGTGAATAATAACCACGTGAATGGTGGAAATCTGGTTCAGCGACAAATCGAACGACTCTATGGCGGCAAGATCCAGTCGGTGCGTTGCCGCTCAAGTCCCGAGTCAGACACGCCAAGTGGCGACGAGACCAGCGGAGTGACATCACCCATCAACGGCGAGAACGACCGCAAGAGTTCGGGAGGCTTTTTCGCCAAACGTTTTGGCGTCTCCAAGCCCAGGAACACGTCGAATCCCGCGTCCGGGGAACAGCAATCCTTTCTGGAGGAGAAGGCCAGAAATGGATCCAATCCCCTCGAGTTCAAACCCCTAAAAGTGCCTGCTGTGTTTGCACTCCTCCGTCCCGAGTTCAGGGAGCAGCTTAAGAGTAACAGCTGTCAAATCCCCACAGATCAAATCACTCCCCCGAAGAAGCCTTCCCGTACGTCGACCGAGCGTATCATTCCCATTCAGAGAGTGACCCCTTCCAAGGAGTCCACAACGCCCCGAGTCGTGACTCCGCAGATCAAGGAGAAAACGTCAGATCCTGTGGAATCCTCGCCGACTAATGGATCAACTACTCATTCGTCCATCGGGAGAGTCATCCCGATTCAACGCGTGTCCAAGACCAATCTGGAGATTGATCTGAGCAAAAAGCCGGCTCTTCCTACTAAGCCGCAATCTTCACCCACACCCACCTCGAGGCCTTCTCTAATTCAGAACGCTCCTGAGATGCACAGTCCCACCTTGGTCTCCAATTGTGTCAAGAACTCGCCTCTGAACTCACCGATTGTGTCCAAAACCGAAGACGACATCAAAGAGGACTTTATCAGCGCTCGAAAGAATCTTGAACGAGATATTCAAGAGGCCGAAATCGAAGCCGAGATTGAGGAAGAACCGTCGtgtccttctttggacgagATCCCCGACTACGATCACGACCAATACGAGACCTTAGGTGGGGTAAAGGAACGCTCGTTCCTCGGCACTATCATTGAAGAAGACAATGAGTCCACTGCTTCGGGTAGTCAGCTCAACCTAGCGGCCTCCAGAAATGGAGGTCATTCGCAATCTGTGATGAATCAAACTCATGATGCACGTCCAATCGAACCTGAGATGAACCCTTTGGCTGGCATCCCTCCCGAGGTCAAGGATGGACATTACTTCATCAAG CTCTTGGAGAACGaaattttcaagtttgagGAGCAAGTTTGCGAATTCGAAGAAGATTTGAACAATCCGTCTCTCTCAGAAGATATCCGGGAAAGCCTTTTGGCCGCCATTGGCAAGGCCAAACTCTTAATGGCGCAAAAGCTGGCTCAATTCAAAGGACTCTGTATCAAGAATATT ACTGTCAAGATCGAAGAGGACCCCTTCGTTCCTACTttggccgatttggcgggatTCTGGGATATGGTCTACATTCAAGTTGAACACATTCACGAACTATTCGCTGAATTGGCCATTATTCGAGAAAATGGTTGGAAGCGACCCGAG AATTTGGAATCAGCCATCAGTCCTCATTCAAATAGAACGACTCCCACTTCCACCAATGGTACGCCCAAAGCCAAAGTTCGAAAGACACCCACTTCAGGGGGAAAAGCTAAGAAGTCGACTCAACAATCGGAGGCGGCCAAGGCCCGGGATGAAGCCCGGAAGAAGATGTTGGAAGAGCGCAAAAAGCAGATGAAGGCCAAGCAGATGCAAAACCAAGATGGGAATCCAAAGAATGGCGAGCTTTTcgtccaattttga